In Triticum urartu cultivar G1812 unplaced genomic scaffold, Tu2.1 TuUngrouped_contig_7468, whole genome shotgun sequence, a single genomic region encodes these proteins:
- the LOC125531555 gene encoding uncharacterized protein LOC125531555 yields MTPGRPKTANDASKHRGGQRPLVRLPGCSSRLATRLLQSAPCLTAPANPLRVVNCNIGLTRTRQPYRGHALSCPRHLAVLIPSLDQKEHEQAWASADLAVGCGSTSSGQLAPPLPSPYPSLRNPLHSHTQRPAAPSADAREENSQPSGKDGVNDNHCSKCQFWSSSSFCVCGYQFKFFEDSAILAASGNFCLMLHALLVILELRFGII; encoded by the exons ATGACCCCGGGTAGGCCCAAGACGGCAAACGACGCTTCCAAACATCGGGGCGGCCAGCGCCCCTTGGTCCGGTTGCCCGGCTGCTCCAGCCGGCTCGCCACCCGGCTGCTCCAGTCGGCTCCCTGTCTGACTGCTCCAGCCAACCCGCTACGCGTAGTCAACTGCAACATTGGCCTGACACGAACAAGACAGCCATACCGCGGCCATGCC CTGTCGTGTCCACGCCACTTAGCTGTGCTTATTCCCAGTTTGGATCAGAAAGAACACGAACAGGCTTGGGCATCGGCGGACCTCGCCGTGGGCTGCGGCAGCACTTCCAGCGGACAACTAGCCCCACCCCTGCCCAGCCCTTATCCAAGTCTGCGCAACCCCCTCCACAGCCATACACAGCGGCCAGCTGCGCCATCTGCCGACGCCAGAGAAGAGAACTCCCAGCCTTCAG GGAAGGATGGAGTCAATGACAATCATTGCTCCAAGTGTCAATTCTGGAGTTCAAgttctttttgtgtgtgtggatATCAGTTTAAGTTTTTTGAAGATAGTGCTATCCTAGCAGCCAGTGGCAATTTTTGTTTGATGTTACACGCGCTCCTGGTCATATTGGAGTTGAGGTTTGGAATCATTTAG